From the Micromonospora lupini genome, one window contains:
- a CDS encoding DUF7221 family queuine tRNA-ribosyltransferase-like protein — protein MTPPAEALAPAPGYAGITYVVPCGGQKLDRRAPARDLYVGSLFRHTFENAERSARLDTEELGRPARVLILSAMHGLIDPATELDPYDLRIEEPGSVTAATLAGQAAALGIDWGSDVYALLPRPYLARLDEALRTLDVWVQDVYEACGGNGDQRHVNAIIGRPNVTAATAPEPEPDSPGPVVWLGGDVSALWWGVRLLVSYVRLRGVVNLPVAVEEWLLDSGGYDQIMRYAGWTVPAGAYAADIRRYGQEIGRLRWAAPQDWPASRQALARTGLTEVEHQRRTLASVQELRAADTGVHIAALLTGTTPAGYLRHAAMYAAAGIDLRAEPAVAVGALLRRPVREAAAIVRLLHAAGLTRLHTLGGKGPLLDQVGGLIASTDSADWSGDARRHVGLCPHGLVRWETNCPRAAQEWGAAQRGRAARSQVQPMLPLAATG, from the coding sequence ATGACACCGCCCGCCGAGGCCCTTGCGCCGGCGCCAGGGTATGCGGGGATCACCTACGTCGTGCCGTGCGGCGGGCAGAAGCTCGACCGGCGGGCACCGGCCCGGGACCTGTACGTCGGCAGCCTGTTCCGGCACACCTTCGAGAACGCCGAGCGATCCGCGCGCCTCGACACCGAGGAACTGGGCCGTCCAGCGCGGGTGCTGATCCTGTCCGCCATGCACGGCCTGATCGACCCGGCCACCGAGTTGGACCCGTACGACCTGCGAATCGAGGAGCCCGGGTCGGTCACCGCGGCCACGCTCGCCGGCCAGGCGGCGGCGTTGGGCATCGACTGGGGCAGCGATGTGTACGCGCTGCTCCCCCGCCCCTACCTGGCCCGCCTGGACGAGGCCCTGCGGACCCTCGACGTGTGGGTGCAGGACGTCTACGAGGCGTGCGGCGGCAACGGGGATCAGCGGCACGTCAACGCAATCATCGGCCGCCCCAACGTAACCGCGGCGACCGCCCCCGAGCCCGAGCCCGACTCCCCCGGGCCGGTTGTGTGGCTCGGTGGGGACGTGTCCGCCCTCTGGTGGGGTGTGCGGCTCCTCGTGTCGTACGTGCGGCTGCGCGGGGTGGTGAACCTGCCGGTCGCGGTCGAGGAGTGGCTGCTGGACTCGGGCGGCTACGACCAGATCATGCGCTACGCAGGGTGGACGGTCCCGGCCGGCGCGTACGCGGCGGACATCCGCCGATACGGGCAGGAGATCGGCCGGCTCCGGTGGGCGGCGCCGCAGGACTGGCCCGCCTCCCGGCAGGCGTTGGCCCGCACCGGGCTAACCGAGGTCGAGCACCAGCGGCGCACCCTCGCGTCGGTGCAGGAGCTGCGAGCAGCCGACACGGGCGTGCACATCGCCGCCCTGCTGACCGGGACTACACCGGCCGGGTACCTGCGGCACGCCGCCATGTACGCGGCGGCCGGCATCGACCTGCGGGCGGAGCCGGCGGTGGCGGTCGGTGCGCTGCTGCGGCGGCCGGTGCGGGAGGCCGCGGCGATCGTGCGGCTGCTGCACGCCGCCGGCCTGACCCGGCTGCACACCCTCGGCGGGAAAGGCCCCCTGCTGGACCAGGTGGGCGGCCTAATCGCGTCGACGGACTCGGCGGACTGGTCCGGTGATGCCCGCAGGCATGTCGGGTTGTGCCCGCACGGCCTGGTGCGGTGGGAGACGAACTGCCCTCGGGCGGCACAGGAGTGGGGGGCGGCGCAGCGGGGACGGGCGGCGCGGTCGCAGGTGCAGCCGATGTTGCCGCTCGCCGCGACCGGCTGA
- a CDS encoding helix-turn-helix domain-containing protein, producing the protein MVPIWILDPDQYLPAVDPATLKEGDDKPLNGTDMRVYVALRSFADPDGLCWPTTRTVAERAKVGKSTAEKAIGKLRRTGLLTSEVRSRPDGSISGCLYRLRNDPPAGGHTPSDSEGGTLESEGGVPQDPKGGTPESEGEVPADPMGGTRQSDGAGTNQGTHQVNTPEEHPNETPPSSLAPGPSPPPAAARSRSRRGEKGRRKKSLDEQARDEGTRHLTDLRDYQPAEATYLVDELTRRHAIFSPQWWRTAHENGTLDDRINEVIAEYQAAREPGAGAAPAGIPGRRSGHAPFQNQPAQAYLDWAGQSDPEAA; encoded by the coding sequence ATGGTCCCGATCTGGATCCTCGATCCCGACCAGTACCTCCCCGCAGTCGACCCCGCCACGCTCAAAGAGGGCGACGACAAACCCCTCAACGGGACGGACATGCGGGTCTACGTGGCACTGCGGTCCTTCGCTGACCCCGACGGGTTGTGCTGGCCGACGACGCGCACAGTCGCCGAGCGGGCCAAGGTCGGGAAGTCCACGGCTGAGAAGGCCATCGGGAAGCTGCGGCGGACCGGCCTGCTCACGTCGGAGGTGCGATCCCGGCCGGACGGGTCAATCTCGGGGTGCCTGTACCGGCTACGCAACGACCCGCCGGCCGGCGGGCACACCCCCTCGGATTCGGAGGGGGGCACCCTCGAATCCGAGGGTGGGGTACCCCAGGATCCGAAGGGGGGTACCCCCGAATCCGAGGGGGAGGTACCCGCCGATCCGATGGGGGGTACCCGCCAATCCGATGGAGCAGGAACTAACCAGGGAACACACCAGGTGAACACCCCAGAGGAACATCCCAACGAAACACCCCCCTCTTCTCTCGCCCCCGGCCCGTCACCACCGCCGGCTGCGGCGCGCTCTCGGTCAAGGCGAGGAGAGAAGGGGCGGCGAAAGAAGTCTCTCGACGAGCAGGCCCGCGACGAGGGAACGCGGCATCTCACCGACCTGCGGGACTACCAGCCCGCCGAGGCCACCTACCTCGTTGACGAGCTGACCCGCCGTCACGCCATCTTCTCGCCGCAGTGGTGGCGCACCGCCCACGAGAACGGCACCCTCGACGACCGCATCAACGAGGTGATCGCCGAGTACCAGGCGGCCCGCGAGCCCGGAGCGGGCGCGGCGCCGGCTGGCATTCCGGGCCGGCGGTCGGGGCACGCGCCTTTCCAGAACCAACCCGCTCAGGCGTACCTCGACTGGGCCGGCCAGTCCGATCCGGAGGCAGCATGA
- a CDS encoding HNH endonuclease has protein sequence MDAVLVINADLGPLHRVTVAHAIRMLCRRVAEIHEAEPDRTLGVFPMPKVVRLVRYVVTRWRYTHGPAWSKGGVLARDGRRCGYCSGPAATVDHILPRSRGGQNTWRNTVSACAPCNQAKGDRTPAEAGMVLRIKPLVPAWGSLPQR, from the coding sequence GTGGACGCCGTACTCGTCATCAACGCCGACCTTGGACCCCTCCACCGGGTCACGGTCGCCCACGCGATCCGGATGCTGTGCCGCCGGGTCGCCGAGATCCACGAAGCCGAACCCGACCGGACCCTCGGTGTGTTCCCCATGCCGAAGGTCGTCCGCCTGGTGCGGTACGTCGTCACCCGGTGGCGGTACACCCACGGCCCCGCCTGGTCCAAGGGCGGTGTCCTGGCCCGCGACGGCCGCCGGTGCGGCTACTGCTCGGGTCCGGCCGCGACGGTCGACCACATCCTGCCCCGCTCGCGGGGTGGGCAGAACACCTGGCGGAACACCGTCAGCGCGTGCGCCCCTTGCAACCAGGCGAAGGGCGACCGGACCCCGGCCGAGGCCGGCATGGTGCTCCGCATCAAGCCGCTCGTGCCCGCGTGGGGGTCGCTGCCGCAGCGCTGA
- a CDS encoding DUF6573 family protein, with product MSLLTRIDRAVAGDCPCGAAPRPGSAYCGQLCEPTHRAANTADSSARWHPGLAGFEEGTPPAADDFWVDAEIIHAYTRAQALADGALVDAGPVAREAGFRIPLALTQAAWADCVAWTDADSERKGTVQDEKGRLWDVLTMAMLAARRAGDRQRVPFELVRVPVAGRGVRPRLTTLAMVIGPGDEGEPVITIMLPEED from the coding sequence ATGTCCCTGCTTACCCGTATCGACCGGGCCGTCGCTGGTGACTGCCCGTGCGGCGCCGCACCGCGTCCGGGGTCCGCGTACTGCGGCCAACTGTGCGAGCCGACGCACAGGGCAGCCAACACGGCGGACAGTTCGGCCCGGTGGCACCCCGGCCTTGCCGGCTTCGAGGAAGGCACTCCGCCCGCCGCCGATGACTTCTGGGTCGACGCCGAGATCATCCACGCCTACACCCGCGCCCAGGCCCTCGCCGACGGGGCGCTGGTCGACGCCGGCCCCGTGGCCCGCGAAGCCGGGTTCCGCATCCCGCTCGCCCTCACTCAAGCCGCTTGGGCCGACTGTGTGGCCTGGACCGACGCCGACAGTGAGCGCAAGGGCACCGTGCAGGACGAGAAGGGTCGGCTCTGGGACGTCCTGACCATGGCGATGCTCGCCGCCCGGCGGGCCGGTGATCGGCAGCGGGTGCCGTTCGAGCTGGTTCGGGTGCCGGTCGCCGGCCGGGGCGTTCGGCCGCGCCTGACGACCCTCGCCATGGTCATCGGCCCCGGCGACGAGGGGGAGCCCGTCATCACGATCATGCTGCCGGAGGAGGACTGA
- a CDS encoding DUF6205 family protein — MSYFVSITGEIEIVPPIPWGQIRDSVFLPDKARHHKDAKFRIEEQEVETDEGVLNMRSATALLSTWGDEAQGRHLVKDVQEVIDAYPGHEFIGRLDCSGERPGDLWRVEIHGRRAVRVEPRIVWPDGSEGV, encoded by the coding sequence ATGAGCTACTTCGTGAGTATCACCGGTGAGATCGAGATCGTCCCGCCGATCCCGTGGGGGCAGATCAGGGACAGCGTCTTCCTGCCCGACAAGGCCCGCCACCACAAGGACGCCAAGTTCCGTATCGAGGAGCAGGAGGTCGAGACGGACGAGGGTGTCCTGAACATGCGGTCGGCGACCGCGCTGCTGTCGACGTGGGGCGATGAGGCGCAGGGCCGTCACCTCGTCAAGGACGTGCAGGAGGTGATCGACGCCTACCCCGGCCACGAGTTCATTGGCCGGCTCGACTGTTCCGGGGAACGCCCGGGCGACCTGTGGAGGGTGGAGATCCACGGACGGCGCGCGGTGAGGGTGGAGCCCCGCATCGTGTGGCCGGACGGGTCGGAGGGCGTCTGA
- a CDS encoding Panacea domain-containing protein: MARIETVAVYVLTQLGPITAMKLQKLCYYAQAWHLVWDDEPLFGERIEAWANGPVIPDLYAMHRGRLTLSPADFDGDPNELSTAERETIDAVLEFYGDMTAHHLSDLTHHEDPWVKARESAGLAPMARGHAEITTASMHEYYLGVATSTDGDSE; encoded by the coding sequence ATGGCCCGCATCGAAACCGTAGCCGTCTACGTGCTGACCCAGCTCGGCCCGATCACAGCGATGAAGCTGCAAAAGCTCTGCTACTACGCCCAAGCCTGGCATCTCGTCTGGGACGACGAACCCCTGTTCGGTGAGCGCATCGAAGCGTGGGCGAACGGGCCAGTCATCCCCGACCTGTACGCGATGCACCGCGGCCGACTCACCCTCAGCCCCGCTGACTTCGACGGCGACCCGAACGAACTCAGCACCGCCGAGCGGGAAACGATCGATGCCGTGCTGGAGTTCTACGGCGACATGACCGCACATCACCTGTCCGACCTGACCCATCACGAGGACCCCTGGGTGAAGGCTCGGGAGAGCGCCGGACTCGCGCCGATGGCTCGTGGTCACGCGGAGATCACGACCGCGTCGATGCACGAGTACTACCTGGGTGTGGCGACTTCGACCGACGGCGATTCGGAGTAA
- a CDS encoding UvrD-helicase domain-containing protein has protein sequence MEAHRPTDEQQAVIDAFTSADRPTLVVQAGAGCGKSSTLKMAAHTQPNRKGLYVVFSKALQLEASKEFPSAVDCRTAHSLAFGPVGRFYRDRLDGPRVPAFRVAQILGFHTPVQIADDLAPLVPNTLGRLTLDAVGKFLNSADEEPSVQHVARVDGYTREQTRDLATYLLPYMRKAWKDLQLQRGGLLKFPPDAYLKMYQLTRPRIPVDYVLLDEAQDLSPVMASLFHFQDHAQRIMVGDSAQAIYAFRGAIDAMAKFHADQRLTLSQSFRFGPAVADEANKWLDLLDAPLRLRGFPPAGSRLAHLDQPEAILCRSNAGAISQVMQAAAAGRRVALVGKADELRRLAEAAEELMDGRPTGHPELVAFQTWDQVREHAQHDDASGNLQVLVKLIDDHTPAEIINVVNGLVDEKRADVVVSTAHKAKGREWDRVKIAGDFREPRRDKQTGEAVLVKDELRLAYVAVTRARKVLDRFGLVWVDEYVQTFGRMESPAEEVARTPLPSRDEAAPLVLDRAESATFHCGQLGCTGVHLDANEECDPAHDFEMPAVPVAAVPAPVDPVVIAPAPVAVAVAPGLFGSLCNRCRIYRNPKCSACGTPVGASR, from the coding sequence ATGGAAGCCCACCGGCCCACCGACGAGCAGCAGGCCGTCATCGACGCCTTCACCTCCGCCGACCGACCCACCCTCGTCGTCCAGGCCGGCGCCGGCTGCGGCAAGTCCTCCACCCTCAAGATGGCCGCCCACACCCAGCCCAACCGCAAGGGCCTCTACGTCGTGTTCAGCAAGGCGCTTCAGCTCGAAGCGAGCAAAGAGTTTCCCTCGGCTGTCGACTGCCGCACCGCGCACTCCCTGGCGTTCGGGCCGGTTGGCCGCTTCTACCGGGACCGCCTCGACGGCCCCCGCGTTCCCGCCTTCCGGGTCGCGCAGATCCTCGGCTTCCACACACCCGTGCAGATCGCCGACGACCTGGCGCCGCTCGTCCCGAACACCCTGGGCCGGCTCACCCTCGACGCCGTCGGCAAGTTCCTCAACTCGGCCGACGAGGAGCCCAGCGTCCAGCACGTCGCCCGGGTCGACGGCTACACCCGGGAGCAGACCCGGGACCTCGCGACCTACCTGCTGCCGTACATGCGCAAGGCGTGGAAAGACCTCCAACTTCAGCGCGGCGGACTGCTGAAGTTCCCCCCCGACGCCTACCTGAAGATGTACCAGCTCACCCGGCCCCGCATCCCCGTCGACTACGTCCTGCTCGACGAAGCCCAAGACCTCTCCCCGGTCATGGCGTCGCTGTTCCACTTCCAGGACCACGCGCAGCGCATCATGGTCGGCGACTCCGCGCAGGCCATCTACGCCTTCCGGGGCGCGATCGACGCCATGGCGAAGTTCCACGCCGACCAGCGACTCACCCTGTCCCAGTCGTTCCGGTTCGGCCCGGCCGTCGCCGACGAGGCCAACAAGTGGCTCGACCTGCTCGACGCGCCCCTGAGGCTGCGGGGCTTCCCGCCCGCCGGCTCGCGGCTCGCCCACCTCGACCAGCCTGAGGCGATTCTGTGCCGTTCCAACGCTGGGGCGATCAGCCAGGTCATGCAGGCCGCCGCGGCCGGCCGCAGGGTCGCCCTCGTCGGGAAGGCCGATGAGTTGCGCCGGCTGGCCGAGGCCGCCGAGGAACTGATGGACGGCCGCCCCACCGGCCACCCGGAGTTGGTCGCTTTCCAGACCTGGGACCAGGTCCGCGAGCACGCCCAACACGACGACGCTTCCGGCAACCTCCAGGTGCTCGTCAAGCTGATCGACGACCACACCCCGGCCGAGATCATCAACGTCGTCAACGGGTTGGTCGACGAGAAGCGCGCCGACGTGGTCGTCAGCACCGCCCACAAGGCGAAGGGCCGCGAGTGGGACCGGGTGAAGATCGCGGGTGACTTCCGCGAGCCCCGCCGCGACAAGCAGACCGGCGAAGCGGTGCTGGTGAAGGACGAACTGCGGCTGGCCTACGTGGCGGTCACCCGGGCGCGGAAGGTGCTCGACCGGTTCGGCCTCGTCTGGGTTGACGAGTACGTGCAGACGTTCGGCCGGATGGAGTCGCCTGCTGAGGAAGTGGCGCGCACACCGCTGCCGAGCCGGGACGAGGCGGCGCCGCTGGTCCTGGACCGGGCCGAGAGCGCGACCTTCCACTGCGGGCAGCTCGGTTGCACCGGCGTCCACCTGGACGCCAACGAGGAGTGCGACCCGGCGCACGACTTCGAGATGCCCGCTGTCCCGGTGGCCGCGGTTCCGGCCCCGGTCGACCCGGTGGTGATCGCGCCCGCCCCGGTGGCCGTCGCGGTTGCACCCGGGTTGTTCGGCTCACTGTGCAACCGCTGCCGGATCTACCGCAATCCGAAGTGCTCGGCCTGCGGCACGCCAGTCGGAGCCTCCCGCTGA
- a CDS encoding MXAN_6230/SCO0854 family RING domain-containing protein codes for MATTTPTKTTRTRPADLVRVLLRRRGLVYPGPVGGQFNPDARAGVALLEADLVERGWLLSPALYDALLRLDTAHLIGLGARLVADCDELLGADRDHTPLFRRFPADVPANTFGFLVDRLLAAWFQTPEQPCVLCSTTGSVQPLDPCAHLVCTSCFDPNVFSACPICHRQLDPRDPYLVAGRAPEEVDRLRDRRPVTGPGPARLRVLHLGTDLRGDVRAELRALLARPTALPPADVDDLGLLLAGEDRADVSWLPATVPGREAKARLLAWLLADPVNPAVVQAHVTNLVDTATDVLRLLVARSGGESLIDRPRIAPVARPLRRVLLAALDAMGTVQLVEDMRRHRRAWIAVGERLHPGEHAHRWPNVALAIAALRGTVLTPVQAGSLMLSGVLSGGAARTEHVRVRNGRVFVAIRARRVEEALRDGDVTAAVRALRARPGELLRRADHLLRIGAGRHAELVEEIGRAARQAAPAVALSALGEIRTRAVTHERRVFFPAGRTGTAHVIGDTREPLPLHLVAQAERALKAAVFERAAALPAVDRAVVDTALEGVIVPFAERTAFRALVTLTRGSVLPIPAGRVVRLFLHWMESDERVDLDLSVAIYNAEWEYVGKCDYTSLRMPGAVHSGDFTSAPAPRGASEFIDLDMDVLAEQGGRYAVMSVLSYNNVPFVNMAEAFAGFMVRDQAGERGEPFDARSVEQRFDLTGPGKVTIPFVVDLHARTMRWLDVAARVTGTHHSVHRHSDQFASAARALVDSFEAGGRVTLGELGRWIAAARAREVIVRGPGGMALFRRAEGESVSTFALRLRTGISDAPATPQDAATAGLQFVACGDLPAPDGAEVFALHPGQLDAGRVRLLAAADVPALLAAPAAQQ; via the coding sequence ATGGCAACCACGACCCCCACCAAGACCACCCGGACCCGGCCGGCCGACCTCGTCCGGGTGCTCCTGCGTCGCCGCGGCCTCGTCTACCCCGGGCCCGTCGGCGGCCAGTTCAACCCCGACGCTCGCGCGGGCGTGGCCCTCCTCGAAGCCGACTTGGTCGAGCGAGGATGGCTGCTCTCCCCCGCCCTGTACGACGCGCTGCTGCGCCTCGACACCGCGCACCTCATCGGCCTGGGCGCGCGGCTGGTCGCCGACTGCGACGAACTGCTCGGCGCAGACCGCGACCACACGCCGCTGTTCCGGCGCTTCCCCGCCGACGTGCCGGCGAACACCTTCGGATTCCTCGTCGACCGGCTGCTCGCCGCCTGGTTCCAGACCCCCGAGCAGCCGTGCGTGCTGTGCTCCACCACCGGCAGCGTCCAGCCGCTCGACCCGTGCGCGCACCTCGTGTGCACCTCCTGCTTCGACCCCAACGTGTTCTCGGCGTGCCCGATCTGCCACCGGCAGCTCGACCCGCGCGACCCGTACCTCGTCGCAGGCCGCGCGCCGGAGGAAGTGGACCGGCTGCGTGACCGCCGGCCGGTCACCGGACCCGGGCCGGCGCGGCTACGGGTGCTGCACCTCGGCACCGACCTGCGCGGCGACGTCCGGGCCGAGCTGCGGGCGCTGCTCGCCCGGCCCACCGCCCTGCCGCCGGCCGACGTCGACGACCTCGGGCTGCTCCTGGCCGGCGAGGACCGCGCCGACGTGTCGTGGCTGCCCGCCACCGTGCCGGGCCGGGAGGCGAAGGCCCGCCTGCTGGCGTGGCTGCTCGCCGACCCGGTCAACCCGGCCGTGGTGCAGGCGCACGTCACCAACCTGGTCGACACGGCCACGGACGTGCTACGGCTCCTCGTCGCCCGCTCGGGCGGGGAGTCGCTGATCGACCGGCCGCGTATCGCCCCGGTGGCCCGGCCTCTGCGCCGGGTACTCCTGGCGGCCCTCGACGCGATGGGCACCGTGCAGCTCGTCGAGGACATGCGCCGGCACCGTCGGGCGTGGATCGCCGTCGGCGAGCGCCTACACCCGGGCGAGCACGCGCACCGGTGGCCGAACGTCGCGCTGGCGATCGCCGCGCTGCGCGGCACCGTGCTGACTCCGGTACAGGCCGGGTCGCTGATGCTCAGCGGCGTGCTCAGCGGCGGCGCTGCCCGCACGGAACACGTTCGCGTCCGCAACGGCCGGGTGTTCGTCGCCATCCGGGCCCGCCGGGTCGAGGAGGCCCTTCGCGACGGTGACGTCACCGCCGCTGTGCGTGCGCTGCGCGCCCGTCCGGGCGAGCTGCTGCGCCGCGCCGACCACCTCCTGCGCATCGGCGCCGGCCGGCACGCGGAGTTGGTCGAGGAGATCGGCCGGGCCGCCCGGCAGGCCGCCCCGGCGGTGGCCCTGTCGGCCCTGGGTGAGATCCGCACCCGGGCGGTCACGCACGAGCGGCGGGTGTTCTTCCCCGCCGGCCGCACCGGCACCGCACACGTCATCGGCGACACCCGCGAGCCGCTGCCCCTGCACCTCGTCGCGCAGGCCGAGCGGGCGTTGAAGGCTGCCGTGTTCGAGCGTGCCGCCGCGCTGCCGGCCGTCGACCGGGCCGTCGTGGACACCGCGTTGGAAGGCGTGATCGTCCCGTTCGCGGAGCGCACCGCCTTCCGCGCTCTCGTCACCCTCACGCGCGGTTCGGTGCTGCCGATCCCGGCGGGCCGGGTCGTGCGGCTGTTCCTGCACTGGATGGAGTCCGACGAGCGCGTCGACCTGGACCTGTCGGTCGCCATCTACAACGCGGAGTGGGAGTACGTCGGGAAGTGCGACTACACCAGCCTGCGGATGCCCGGCGCGGTCCACTCGGGTGACTTCACGTCCGCCCCGGCGCCGCGCGGCGCGTCCGAGTTCATCGACCTCGACATGGACGTCCTCGCCGAGCAGGGCGGCCGGTACGCGGTCATGTCCGTGCTCAGCTACAACAACGTGCCGTTCGTCAACATGGCGGAGGCGTTCGCCGGGTTCATGGTCCGCGACCAGGCCGGCGAGCGGGGCGAGCCGTTCGACGCCCGCTCGGTGGAGCAGCGGTTCGACCTCACCGGGCCGGGCAAGGTGACCATCCCGTTCGTGGTGGACCTGCACGCGCGGACGATGCGGTGGTTGGACGTGGCCGCCCGGGTGACCGGCACTCACCACTCCGTGCACCGCCACAGCGACCAGTTCGCCTCGGCGGCGCGGGCCCTGGTCGACTCGTTCGAGGCCGGTGGCCGGGTCACCCTCGGGGAGCTGGGCCGGTGGATCGCCGCCGCCCGCGCCCGTGAGGTCATCGTGCGTGGCCCCGGTGGGATGGCGCTGTTCCGCCGCGCGGAGGGTGAGTCGGTGTCGACGTTCGCGCTGCGGTTGCGCACCGGGATCAGCGACGCCCCAGCCACACCCCAGGATGCGGCGACGGCCGGCTTGCAGTTCGTGGCCTGCGGTGACCTGCCGGCGCCGGACGGCGCGGAAGTGTTCGCGCTACACCCCGGGCAGCTCGACGCCGGTCGGGTGCGGCTGCTCGCGGCTGCCGACGTGCCGGCCCTCCTCGCCGCGCCGGCCGCCCAGCAGTAG
- a CDS encoding NUDIX domain-containing protein: protein MTGAARTFTDPSVLAGIAAGKDWADPEMDPTRINWKRRRADALIPFEVVDGRPVNPHAPTGIRYGRNQLGHWGEQVAADAMVTVSDAAGHRWLLMIERKDRHGWALPGGKVDQGETPLHGAIRELGEETGLHLPGAHWRVSPARYVPDPRASDEAWMVTVLARTHLGIYFTRRRPLVVGSDDARRAAWIRAGSYTDLVTHLADTYGGQVFPAHCDMLRDQLDPKETPR from the coding sequence ATGACCGGGGCCGCGCGCACTTTCACCGACCCGTCCGTGCTGGCCGGTATCGCCGCCGGCAAGGACTGGGCCGATCCGGAGATGGACCCGACCCGCATCAACTGGAAGCGGCGGCGGGCCGACGCGCTGATCCCCTTCGAGGTGGTCGACGGGCGTCCGGTCAACCCGCACGCGCCGACCGGTATCCGCTACGGCCGTAACCAGCTCGGCCATTGGGGTGAGCAGGTCGCGGCCGACGCGATGGTCACCGTCAGCGACGCCGCCGGCCACCGGTGGCTGCTCATGATCGAACGCAAGGACCGGCACGGGTGGGCGTTGCCCGGCGGGAAGGTCGACCAGGGCGAAACCCCACTCCACGGGGCGATCCGCGAGCTGGGCGAGGAAACCGGCCTGCACCTGCCCGGCGCCCACTGGCGCGTCAGCCCCGCCCGGTACGTGCCCGACCCGCGCGCCTCCGACGAGGCGTGGATGGTCACCGTCCTCGCCCGCACTCACCTCGGCATCTACTTCACCCGGCGCCGGCCGCTGGTCGTCGGTTCCGACGACGCCCGCCGGGCCGCCTGGATCCGCGCCGGCTCGTACACCGACCTCGTCACCCACCTGGCCGACACCTACGGCGGGCAGGTGTTCCCCGCCCACTGCGACATGCTCCGCGACCAACTCGACCCGAAGGAGACACCACGATGA
- a CDS encoding phosphotransferase family protein, giving the protein MRSDWTALPATVTYKIAERVGGAFDVIPATTGDHAEIASTVVGPDATIFVKAASGPISVPSLRYELAATTIIDRWPPAVLWHFEVDGWLVVATEHLHGPHPDLSPGSPDLDVLAAALDRLQATPAPAGTWYDPASRLGFELPAAAGPGLVHTDLNPTNLIMTAGDLRIVDWAYTTKAAPWVELALLVQWLIGSGHTPEQAEAWLGRFPAWAAADRLVLDRFASECAAKWLTKSQRSTAQWVHGLATWTGEWADYRRMIGHRGLSVTGRH; this is encoded by the coding sequence ATGCGCAGTGACTGGACCGCCCTGCCCGCAACCGTCACGTACAAGATCGCCGAACGGGTCGGCGGGGCTTTCGACGTCATCCCCGCGACCACGGGCGACCACGCCGAGATCGCCTCGACCGTCGTCGGACCGGACGCGACGATCTTCGTCAAGGCGGCCTCCGGGCCCATCAGCGTCCCGTCGCTGCGTTACGAGCTGGCGGCCACCACGATCATCGACCGGTGGCCGCCAGCCGTGCTGTGGCACTTCGAAGTCGACGGCTGGTTGGTGGTGGCGACCGAACACCTGCACGGCCCCCACCCTGACCTGTCGCCCGGCAGTCCCGACCTCGATGTGCTCGCCGCGGCCCTCGACCGGCTTCAGGCAACTCCGGCGCCGGCCGGCACCTGGTACGACCCGGCCAGCCGCCTCGGGTTCGAGCTGCCCGCGGCGGCCGGCCCGGGGCTGGTTCACACGGACCTGAACCCGACCAACCTGATCATGACGGCGGGCGACCTGCGGATCGTCGATTGGGCGTACACGACCAAGGCCGCGCCGTGGGTGGAGTTGGCGTTGCTGGTGCAGTGGCTGATCGGCAGCGGCCACACCCCGGAGCAGGCCGAGGCGTGGTTGGGGCGGTTCCCCGCCTGGGCGGCGGCTGACCGGCTTGTGCTGGACCGTTTCGCGTCGGAGTGCGCCGCGAAGTGGTTGACCAAGTCCCAACGGAGCACCGCGCAGTGGGTGCACGGGCTGGCCACCTGGACGGGCGAGTGGGCGGACTACCGACGGATGATCGGGCATCGGGGTCTATCCGTTACGGGCCGTCACTAG